From a single Nicotiana tomentosiformis chromosome 2, ASM39032v3, whole genome shotgun sequence genomic region:
- the LOC138906327 gene encoding uncharacterized protein, whose product MSESSYRPPAIQGSSGWYSGHHGQTSGQQPTVPRGCFQCGDLSHVRRLCPRLRGRAMQQGQQPMITTLVAPPVVWPPRGGGQVGRGRPRGGGHPGGGQSGGAPSRFYAFPCRPDVEALDAVITCIISVSGSDASVLFDPGSTYSYVSSLFAYFLGVSRESLDTLVYVSTPVGDSVLVDRIYRSCLTHGREGLFGLSGLCTGHYYRDSGD is encoded by the exons atgtcAGAAAGTTCTTACCGCcctccagctattcagggttcctccggTTGGTATTCAGGTCATCATggccagacttcaggtcagcagcccaccgtaccgagaggttgtttccagTGCGGAGATCTTAGTCATGTGCGGAGGTtatgccccaggcttcggggtagggCAATGCAGCAGGGTCAACAACCTATGATTACAAcactagttgctccaccagtcgtcTGGCCAcctagaggcggagggcaggtgggtaggggccgtcctagaggtggaggccatccaggtggaggccaatcaggtggcgctccatctcggttctatgcttttccatgTAGGCCAGATGTAGAGGCCctagatgccgtgatcacatgtattatttctgttagCGGCAgtgatgcctcagtattatttgatccagggtctacatattcctatgtgtcatctctatttgcttatttcctgggtgtttctcgtgagtccttggatactcttgtttatgtgtccactcctgtgggcgattctgttctTGTGGATCgtatctaccggtcct gcttaacacatggtcgagaagggttgtttggcttatctggcCTATGTACGGGacactactacagagactctggcgattga